From Scleropages formosus chromosome 25, fSclFor1.1, whole genome shotgun sequence, a single genomic window includes:
- the ndufa13 gene encoding NADH dehydrogenase [ubiquinone] 1 alpha subcomplex subunit 13, whose amino-acid sequence MMAASKVKQDMPPAGGYAPLDYKRNLPKRGFSGYTLFGIGIGVMLFGYWRLFKWNRERRRLQIEELEARIALLPLLQAEQDRRTLRMLRENLEEEAKIMKDVPGWKVGENAFHTDRWVPPTNEELFNLRPQEQLLHKKFGFQWYV is encoded by the exons ATGATGGCGGCGTCCAAGGTGAAGCAGGACATGCCTCCCGCGGGGGGCTACGCGCCCCTCGATTACAAGCGGAATCTTCCCAAACGGGGCTTTTCTG gttacACCTTGTTCGGTATCGGTATCGGGGTGATGCTCTTCGGCTACTGGAGGCTCTTCAAGTGGAACCGCGAGAGGAG GCGTCTGCAGATCGAGGAGCTGGAGGCCAGAATCGCTCTGCTCCCACTGCTGCAGGCAGAGCAGGACAGGAG GACGCTGCGGATGCTGCGCGAGAACCTGGAGGAAGAAGCCAAGATCATGAAGGATGTCCCCGGATGGAAG GTGGGCGAGAACGCGTTCCACACGGACCGCTGGGTGCCCCCCACGAACGAGGAGCTCTTCAACCTCCGGCCgcaggagcagctgctgcacaaGAAGTTTGGTTTCCAGTGGTACGTGTAG
- the LOC108921622 gene encoding transcriptional repressor p66-alpha-like isoform X3 yields MSEEAVRQTRSQKRALERDAPPGELDGKRFRLDRGVESSGALLSSGEVKATIKVEVQAKDEPVDMSTSKSDGNLERPPPSPDIIVLSDNEPSSPQMNGLSHIAKETDTDLLMRSSPEERTRIIKQLKEELRLEEARLVLLKKLRQSQIQKESTASKSSGPPVATPPPLVRGSIPAGKGSLQVVSGRTSSAVIPPPLVRGGQQVSPKLSSSSAQIVMPPLVRGAQQVHSLRQQQQQQHTSSGPPPLLLAPRATVPNVQIQGQRIIQQGLIRVANVANASVLVNIPQASPTTFKGSSVTSQAGLSSTVSASDTPASRQAAAQLALRKQLEKSLLEIPPPKPPTPNLNFLPSAANNEFIYLVGLEEVVQNLLDTLGKGKSLVNPVTATVKEPYSCAQCKTDFTCRWRKEKSGTIMCEQCMTSNQKKALKAEHTNRLKAAFFKALQQEQEILQQTASPVSHSAASSSSSSSSSSSLSSVKADAQVLVSQQMKQAGNSSLHNRGGAISRQHSSIKQPQTPSQLSRGIQQVGARGIPHTFPSSSQLQNAVAAAALVSRPGVTMAYVNPSLSVHKASSAVERQREYLLDMIPSRSISQAANTWK; encoded by the exons ATGTCGGAGGAGGCAGTCCGACAGACGCGCAGCCAAAAGCGGGCCTTGGAGAGGGACGCACCCCCTGGAGAGCTAGATGGAAAACGGTTTCGGTTGGACAGAGGAGTAGAGTCCAGTGGGGCCCTCCTCAGCTCTGGAGAGGTAAAAGCAACTATCAAGGTGGAGGTACAGGCAAAAGATGAGCCTGTCGACATGAGCACCTCTAAAAG TGATGGGAATCTTGAGAGACCCCCACCGTCACCGGACATCATCGTGCTGTCAGACAACGAGCCGTCCAGCCCGCAGATGAATGGGTTGAGTCATATTGCCAAGGAGACGGACACGGACCTGCTGATG AGGAGCAGCCCGGAGGAGCGCACGCGAATCATCaagcagctgaaggaggagctgcGGCTGGAGGAGGCACGGTTGGTGCTGCTGAAGAAGCTGCGGCAGAGCCAGATCCAGAAGGAGAGCACTGCATCAAAG TCTTCAGGACCTCCTGTGGCCACACCACCCCCATTGGTCAGAGGCAGTATTCCTGCTGGAAAGGGCTCCCTCCAG GTTGTGTCTGGCCGCACTTCAAGTGCAGTCATCCCACCTCCGCTTGTGAGAGGAGGGCAGCAAGTCTCCCCCAAGCTCAGCTCATCTAGTGCCCAAATTGTAATGCCACCTCTGGTCAGAGGGGCTCAG CAGGTGCACAGTCTccgccagcagcagcaacagcagcataCATCGTCTGGGCCGCCTCCCCTATTACTGGCCCcccgcgccaccgtgcccaaTGTCCAAATCCAGGGTCAGAGGATTATCCAGCAAGGCCTGATCCGCGTGGCCAATGTAGCCAATGCCAGCGTCCTGGTTAACATCCCACAG GCCTCCCCAACTACCTTTAAGGGTTCATCTGTGACCTCCCAGGCTGGGCTGAGCAGCACGGTGAGTGCCAGTGACACCCCCGCCAGCCGACAGGCAGCTGCCCAGCTTGCACTGCGcaagcagctggagaagagcCTGCTGGAGATCCCACCCCCAAAGCCACCTACACCCAACCTCAACTTCCTACCCTCAGCTGCCAACAATGAGTTTATCTACTTGGTGGGGCTGGAGGAGGTAGTTCAGAACCTACTGGACACTTTGGGCAAGG GCAAGTCACTGGTAAACCCTGTGACAGCCACTGTCAAGGAGCCCTACAGCTGCGCCCAGTGCAAGACGGACTTCACCTGCCGCTGGAGAAAGGAGAAGAGTGGCACCATAATGTGTGAACAGTGCATGACTTCCAACCAGAAGAAGGCGCTCAAGGCGGAACACACCAATCGACTGAAGGCCGCCTTCTTCAAGGCCCTGCAGCAGGAGCAAGAGATTCTCCAGCAGACGGCCTCTCCTGTGTCACACTCTgctgcctcttcttcctcctccagttcctcttcctcttctctgtcCTCGGTGAAGGCAGATGCACAGGTCCTGGTGTCTCAGCAAATGAAACAGGCCGGCAACTCCTCTCTGCACAACCGAGGGGGCGCAATTTCACGGCAGCATTCTTCCATCAAACAG CCACAGACGCCCAGCCAGCTTTCCAGGGGCATCCAGCAGGTGGGGGCCCGGGGCATCCCCCACACGTTCCCTTCGTCCTCTCAGCTCCAGAATGCTGTTGCCGCAGCAGCGCTGGTCAGCAGGCCAG GAGTCACCATGGCCTACGTGAACCCCAGCCTCTCCGTGCACAAGGCCTCATCGGCTGTGGAGCGCCAGAGAGAGTACCTCCTCGACATGATTCCGTCACGCTCCATCTCCCAGGCCGCCAACACATGGAAGTAA
- the LOC108921622 gene encoding transcriptional repressor p66-alpha-like isoform X2, whose product MSEEAVRQTRSQKRALERDAPPGELDGKRFRLDRGVESSGALLSSGEVKATIKVEVQAKDEPVDMSTSKSDGNLERPPPSPDIIVLSDNEPSSPQMNGLSHIAKETDTDLLMRSSPEERTRIIKQLKEELRLEEARLVLLKKLRQSQIQKESTASKSSGPPVATPPPLVRGSIPAGKGSLQVVSGRTSSAVIPPPLVRGGQQVSPKLSSSSAQIVMPPLVRGAQQVHSLRQQQQQQHTSSGPPPLLLAPRATVPNVQIQGQRIIQQGLIRVANVANASVLVNIPQGSSVTSQAGLSSTVSASDTPASRQAAAQLALRKQLEKSLLEIPPPKPPTPNLNFLPSAANNEFIYLVGLEEVVQNLLDTLGKGKSLVNPVTATVKEPYSCAQCKTDFTCRWRKEKSGTIMCEQCMTSNQKKALKAEHTNRLKAAFFKALQQEQEILQQTASPVSHSAASSSSSSSSSSSLSSVKADAQVLVSQQMKQAGNSSLHNRGGAISRQHSSIKQPQTPSQLSRGIQQVGARGIPHTFPSSSQLQNAVAAAALVSRPGKQAMRTGAKTTSSSSPSTSSWKKQHPVSTGVTMAYVNPSLSVHKASSAVERQREYLLDMIPSRSISQAANTWK is encoded by the exons ATGTCGGAGGAGGCAGTCCGACAGACGCGCAGCCAAAAGCGGGCCTTGGAGAGGGACGCACCCCCTGGAGAGCTAGATGGAAAACGGTTTCGGTTGGACAGAGGAGTAGAGTCCAGTGGGGCCCTCCTCAGCTCTGGAGAGGTAAAAGCAACTATCAAGGTGGAGGTACAGGCAAAAGATGAGCCTGTCGACATGAGCACCTCTAAAAG TGATGGGAATCTTGAGAGACCCCCACCGTCACCGGACATCATCGTGCTGTCAGACAACGAGCCGTCCAGCCCGCAGATGAATGGGTTGAGTCATATTGCCAAGGAGACGGACACGGACCTGCTGATG AGGAGCAGCCCGGAGGAGCGCACGCGAATCATCaagcagctgaaggaggagctgcGGCTGGAGGAGGCACGGTTGGTGCTGCTGAAGAAGCTGCGGCAGAGCCAGATCCAGAAGGAGAGCACTGCATCAAAG TCTTCAGGACCTCCTGTGGCCACACCACCCCCATTGGTCAGAGGCAGTATTCCTGCTGGAAAGGGCTCCCTCCAG GTTGTGTCTGGCCGCACTTCAAGTGCAGTCATCCCACCTCCGCTTGTGAGAGGAGGGCAGCAAGTCTCCCCCAAGCTCAGCTCATCTAGTGCCCAAATTGTAATGCCACCTCTGGTCAGAGGGGCTCAG CAGGTGCACAGTCTccgccagcagcagcaacagcagcataCATCGTCTGGGCCGCCTCCCCTATTACTGGCCCcccgcgccaccgtgcccaaTGTCCAAATCCAGGGTCAGAGGATTATCCAGCAAGGCCTGATCCGCGTGGCCAATGTAGCCAATGCCAGCGTCCTGGTTAACATCCCACAG GGTTCATCTGTGACCTCCCAGGCTGGGCTGAGCAGCACGGTGAGTGCCAGTGACACCCCCGCCAGCCGACAGGCAGCTGCCCAGCTTGCACTGCGcaagcagctggagaagagcCTGCTGGAGATCCCACCCCCAAAGCCACCTACACCCAACCTCAACTTCCTACCCTCAGCTGCCAACAATGAGTTTATCTACTTGGTGGGGCTGGAGGAGGTAGTTCAGAACCTACTGGACACTTTGGGCAAGG GCAAGTCACTGGTAAACCCTGTGACAGCCACTGTCAAGGAGCCCTACAGCTGCGCCCAGTGCAAGACGGACTTCACCTGCCGCTGGAGAAAGGAGAAGAGTGGCACCATAATGTGTGAACAGTGCATGACTTCCAACCAGAAGAAGGCGCTCAAGGCGGAACACACCAATCGACTGAAGGCCGCCTTCTTCAAGGCCCTGCAGCAGGAGCAAGAGATTCTCCAGCAGACGGCCTCTCCTGTGTCACACTCTgctgcctcttcttcctcctccagttcctcttcctcttctctgtcCTCGGTGAAGGCAGATGCACAGGTCCTGGTGTCTCAGCAAATGAAACAGGCCGGCAACTCCTCTCTGCACAACCGAGGGGGCGCAATTTCACGGCAGCATTCTTCCATCAAACAG CCACAGACGCCCAGCCAGCTTTCCAGGGGCATCCAGCAGGTGGGGGCCCGGGGCATCCCCCACACGTTCCCTTCGTCCTCTCAGCTCCAGAATGCTGTTGCCGCAGCAGCGCTGGTCAGCAGGCCAGGTAAGCAAGCCATGCGCACCGGGGCAAAGACCACCAGCAGCAGTAGCCCCTCCACCAGTTCCTGGAAGAAGCAGCATCCAGTGAGCACAG GAGTCACCATGGCCTACGTGAACCCCAGCCTCTCCGTGCACAAGGCCTCATCGGCTGTGGAGCGCCAGAGAGAGTACCTCCTCGACATGATTCCGTCACGCTCCATCTCCCAGGCCGCCAACACATGGAAGTAA
- the LOC108921622 gene encoding transcriptional repressor p66-alpha-like isoform X1 translates to MSEEAVRQTRSQKRALERDAPPGELDGKRFRLDRGVESSGALLSSGEVKATIKVEVQAKDEPVDMSTSKSDGNLERPPPSPDIIVLSDNEPSSPQMNGLSHIAKETDTDLLMRSSPEERTRIIKQLKEELRLEEARLVLLKKLRQSQIQKESTASKSSGPPVATPPPLVRGSIPAGKGSLQVVSGRTSSAVIPPPLVRGGQQVSPKLSSSSAQIVMPPLVRGAQQVHSLRQQQQQQHTSSGPPPLLLAPRATVPNVQIQGQRIIQQGLIRVANVANASVLVNIPQASPTTFKGSSVTSQAGLSSTVSASDTPASRQAAAQLALRKQLEKSLLEIPPPKPPTPNLNFLPSAANNEFIYLVGLEEVVQNLLDTLGKGKSLVNPVTATVKEPYSCAQCKTDFTCRWRKEKSGTIMCEQCMTSNQKKALKAEHTNRLKAAFFKALQQEQEILQQTASPVSHSAASSSSSSSSSSSLSSVKADAQVLVSQQMKQAGNSSLHNRGGAISRQHSSIKQPQTPSQLSRGIQQVGARGIPHTFPSSSQLQNAVAAAALVSRPGKQAMRTGAKTTSSSSPSTSSWKKQHPVSTGVTMAYVNPSLSVHKASSAVERQREYLLDMIPSRSISQAANTWK, encoded by the exons ATGTCGGAGGAGGCAGTCCGACAGACGCGCAGCCAAAAGCGGGCCTTGGAGAGGGACGCACCCCCTGGAGAGCTAGATGGAAAACGGTTTCGGTTGGACAGAGGAGTAGAGTCCAGTGGGGCCCTCCTCAGCTCTGGAGAGGTAAAAGCAACTATCAAGGTGGAGGTACAGGCAAAAGATGAGCCTGTCGACATGAGCACCTCTAAAAG TGATGGGAATCTTGAGAGACCCCCACCGTCACCGGACATCATCGTGCTGTCAGACAACGAGCCGTCCAGCCCGCAGATGAATGGGTTGAGTCATATTGCCAAGGAGACGGACACGGACCTGCTGATG AGGAGCAGCCCGGAGGAGCGCACGCGAATCATCaagcagctgaaggaggagctgcGGCTGGAGGAGGCACGGTTGGTGCTGCTGAAGAAGCTGCGGCAGAGCCAGATCCAGAAGGAGAGCACTGCATCAAAG TCTTCAGGACCTCCTGTGGCCACACCACCCCCATTGGTCAGAGGCAGTATTCCTGCTGGAAAGGGCTCCCTCCAG GTTGTGTCTGGCCGCACTTCAAGTGCAGTCATCCCACCTCCGCTTGTGAGAGGAGGGCAGCAAGTCTCCCCCAAGCTCAGCTCATCTAGTGCCCAAATTGTAATGCCACCTCTGGTCAGAGGGGCTCAG CAGGTGCACAGTCTccgccagcagcagcaacagcagcataCATCGTCTGGGCCGCCTCCCCTATTACTGGCCCcccgcgccaccgtgcccaaTGTCCAAATCCAGGGTCAGAGGATTATCCAGCAAGGCCTGATCCGCGTGGCCAATGTAGCCAATGCCAGCGTCCTGGTTAACATCCCACAG GCCTCCCCAACTACCTTTAAGGGTTCATCTGTGACCTCCCAGGCTGGGCTGAGCAGCACGGTGAGTGCCAGTGACACCCCCGCCAGCCGACAGGCAGCTGCCCAGCTTGCACTGCGcaagcagctggagaagagcCTGCTGGAGATCCCACCCCCAAAGCCACCTACACCCAACCTCAACTTCCTACCCTCAGCTGCCAACAATGAGTTTATCTACTTGGTGGGGCTGGAGGAGGTAGTTCAGAACCTACTGGACACTTTGGGCAAGG GCAAGTCACTGGTAAACCCTGTGACAGCCACTGTCAAGGAGCCCTACAGCTGCGCCCAGTGCAAGACGGACTTCACCTGCCGCTGGAGAAAGGAGAAGAGTGGCACCATAATGTGTGAACAGTGCATGACTTCCAACCAGAAGAAGGCGCTCAAGGCGGAACACACCAATCGACTGAAGGCCGCCTTCTTCAAGGCCCTGCAGCAGGAGCAAGAGATTCTCCAGCAGACGGCCTCTCCTGTGTCACACTCTgctgcctcttcttcctcctccagttcctcttcctcttctctgtcCTCGGTGAAGGCAGATGCACAGGTCCTGGTGTCTCAGCAAATGAAACAGGCCGGCAACTCCTCTCTGCACAACCGAGGGGGCGCAATTTCACGGCAGCATTCTTCCATCAAACAG CCACAGACGCCCAGCCAGCTTTCCAGGGGCATCCAGCAGGTGGGGGCCCGGGGCATCCCCCACACGTTCCCTTCGTCCTCTCAGCTCCAGAATGCTGTTGCCGCAGCAGCGCTGGTCAGCAGGCCAGGTAAGCAAGCCATGCGCACCGGGGCAAAGACCACCAGCAGCAGTAGCCCCTCCACCAGTTCCTGGAAGAAGCAGCATCCAGTGAGCACAG GAGTCACCATGGCCTACGTGAACCCCAGCCTCTCCGTGCACAAGGCCTCATCGGCTGTGGAGCGCCAGAGAGAGTACCTCCTCGACATGATTCCGTCACGCTCCATCTCCCAGGCCGCCAACACATGGAAGTAA